One part of the Falco peregrinus isolate bFalPer1 unplaced genomic scaffold, bFalPer1.pri scaffold_42, whole genome shotgun sequence genome encodes these proteins:
- the LOC129783481 gene encoding olfactory receptor 14C36-like — QPLHYGTLLGSRACVHMAAAAWASGFLYAALHTANTLSLPLCQGNALGQVFCEIPQILKLSCSHTYLREVGLIVAGASLLFGCFVFIVLSYMQIFRAVLRIPSEQGWHKAFSTCLPHLAVVSLFLSTATFAYLKPRSISSPSLDLVVAVLYSVVPPAVNPLI, encoded by the coding sequence cagcccctgcactacgggaccctgctgggcagcagagcttgtgtccacatggcagcagctgcctgggccagtgggtttctctatgctgcgctgcacacggccaatacactgtcactgccgctctgccaaggcaatgccctgggacaggtcttctgtgaaatcccacagatcctcaagctctcctgctcacacacctacctcagggaagtggggctaATTGTGGCTGGTGCTTCTTTAttatttggctgttttgtttttattgttctgtCTTACatgcagatcttcagggctgtgctgaggatcccctctgagcagggatggcacaaagccttttccacgtgccttcctcacctggccgtggtctccctctttctcagcactgccacGTTTGCCTACCTGAAACCCcgctccatctcctccccatccctggacctggtggtggCAGTTCTGTACtcggtggtgcctccagcagtgaaccccctcatc